CACGCGTGGTGGAGGTGGCGCTCGCGGGCGGGGAGGAGGACGTGGACACCGCGCGGGACCTCTCACGCCTCACCTGACGTCACGCGCCCCGGACGCGGTGGGTGATGCCTTCGGGGCCGGCCACCACCAGGTCGGTGGTCAGGTTCAGGAACAGGCCGTGCGCCATCACCCCGGCGCGGGACTCCAGCCGCGACGCCAGCGCCGCCGCGTCGTGGATGGGACCGAAGTCACAGTCCAGCACCACGTTGCCCTGGTCCGTGTGGAACGGCGCGCCATCCAGCGCCAGGCGCACCGTCACGCGCGCGCCCAGGGACTCCAGGAACAGCGACTGCGAGCGCCACCCGAAGGCAAGCACCTCCACCGGCACCGGCCACTTCGTGCCCAGCCTGGGGGACAGCTTGGGCGCGTCCACCACGATGATCTCCCGCCGGCTGGCCTGGGCCACCACCTTCTCGCGCAGCAGCGCCCCGCCACCGCCCTTGATGAGGGACAGGTCCGGGGCCACCTCGTCCGCGCCGTCGATGGTGAGGTCCACCACCGGGTGCGTGTCCAGGGTCGTGAGCGGCACGCCCAGCGACGCGGCCAGCGCCTCGGTCGCGCGCGAGGTCGGCACGCCCACCACGTCCTTCAGCGTCCCCGCCGCCAGCAGCGCGCCCAGGCGCCGCACCGCGAACGCGGCCGTGCTGCCCGTGCCCAGGCCCACCACCATGCCGGACTGGATGAAGTCCACGGCGCGCTCCGCCGCCGCGCGCTTGAAGGACGACGAAACGCTCTCATCGGAGGTCATGACGGGCCCGGTTCAGGAGGAACGGCTCAGTGCGTCGCCCCAGGATGCCCGGAGTCGGGCGGGGGCGCACGCCGCGCGTCGCTCCTGCCCTCGGGGGCGAGAGGACCCGCCAACAGTGCCTCGTCCGCGTTCCCCGGCACGGCCGGCACCCGGGCCGCCGCCGCGAGCCGCCGCTCCCGCTTCCACGACTTGCGGCGCTCCCGCTGCACCTCGGTGAGCAGCACCTGCCCCGCCGCCGCCGCCGGCACCGCGAGGATGACGCCCAGCAGCCCCGCCACGGAGCCGCCCACCAGGGCCACCAGCGAGATGAGCAGCGGGTTCATCTTGATGGCGCGCCGCTGCACCAGCGGGCTGAGCAGGTGGGCCTCGAACTGCTGATAGATCATGAACAGCGCCAGCGCGATGAGCGCGCGCCGCGACCCCACCGACGCCAGCGTGGTGACGCTCACCAGCAGCGCGGTGATGAAGCTGCCGATGTATGGGATGAGCCCCAGCACCATCGCCACCAGCCCCAGCGGCAGGAAGTACGGCACCCCCAGCGCCAGCGCCATCAGCGCCGTGAAGGCCCCACCCACGCTCACGATGAGCAGCGTGCCGACGAGGTAGTTGCCCACCGCCACGCGCATCCGCCCCACCACCCGGCGCACGCGGCCGCGCTGACGGGGGCGCACCCAGCCCAGGATGCTCGCGTAGAGGTCCTGGCCGAACAGCAGCCCGAACACCGCGAGCGCCAGCACGGTGATGCCCGCGCCCATCAGCTCCACCGTGGAGGACAGCACGGTGATGAGCGGCCGGGCCAGCACGCCAGGCTCCATGTTGAACGTGTCCTGCGGGCGCGACAGCACGCCGAAGTGTTCATCCAGCCGCTGCACCCACGGAGCCTTCGTCAGCTCCGCCAGGAAGCCCGGCGCCGCGTGCACCAGGTTCTCCAGCTGCTCGACGAGGAGCGGCACCAGCGTGAGGATGAGCAGGCCGGTGACGCCCAGCAGGGTCAGCGCGATGAGCGCCACGCCGAACCCCCGGCGCACGCCCCACGACTGCATCCGCCGCACGACGGGCTCCGCCGCGAGCCCCAGCAGCAGCGCCACCGCCAGCAGCGTCAGCACGGGCCCCAGGCGCTGCATCGCCGTGCCCAGCAGCACCAGCAGCACCACCTGCGCCCCCACCGACCACACCGTCCGGGGTGGTACGTAGACGGGCAGCCCTCTGCGCGAAGCCTTCATGCCCCCAAGGTAGGGAGTGCCCTCCAGGCGGGCGATGGCGCGCCGAAGGAGGAGACCTTCCTGTCGGGTGCAGGACGGTGGCCGTGCGACCTGGGGCCCGGGAAGCAGGCGGGCAGCCGGGCCCGGGAGCTGGACCTACCAGGAATCGCTGCCACCGCCCCCTCCGGAGGACCCTCCTCCGCCGCTCCAGTCCGACGAGGAGCTGGAGGAGTCGCTGCTGGAGTACGACGACGAGGAGCTGGAGCTCCAGTCCGTGGAGGACGACGAGGATGAGGTGGCCCAGGACGAAGAGGAGTGCCCACCGCCCCCTCCGCCACCTCCCTTCGCCAGGAGCACGACGAACCCGAGGGACATGAACATGGGGAAGGAAAGGAGGGCCACCCACCACAACACGCCCACCATGCCGGAGGGGAAAGCCGGCCACAGCACACCCACCAGGGCGCCCAGGAGCATGGCCGCCAGCGAGACACCGCCCAGGATCCCCGCTGCCGCTTCCTTCGTCCCCGCCGCTTTCTTCCGGGCAAAGGACCAGCCGCAGAGGCACAGGGCCAGCATCACCGCATACGGGAGGAGGACCTCCACGAAGGTCAGCTGGGAGGACCACGCGACCGAAACCAGCAGGGCCGGAGGCAGCAACGCCAGGAGCGCGACCACCACGGCCGGGAGGCCCGCGTCCCGAGCGCTCATCATCCGGCATTGGACCAGCAGCCCCGCCGTCACGAAGGCCGTCACGACCAGGAAGAAGAAGAACGCACGCACGTCGGACGGCAGCCACTCACCCAGGGGCGGGGACACCGCCCCTTCCCCGGGCAGCTGCTCGCGAACGGCCGCGATGATCCCCACCAGCGCGTCCGCGATCCGGCCCTCGCGCAAGAGCGGCCCTTGCGCGTGCAGCAACGCCTGGGATTCGCCGTCCGTCAGGGAGGGCTCCAGCCCGTAGCCCACCTCCAGACGCGAGCGCCGGTCGCCCTTCGCGATGACGAGCAGCAGTCCGTTGTCCCGCCCCGCCTCGCCTCCCTTCCAGGCGCGGAAGACCTCTTCCGCGTAGTCCTCGATGGGCCGACCGTTCGTGGTGTCCACGAGCACCACCGCCATCTGCACCTGACGCTCGGTGCGCAGCTTCACCAGCGCCCGTGCCACGGTCTCCATCTCCTGCGCGCCCAGGCTTCCCGTTTCGTCCGTCACCGGCCGCGTGATGGAGGGCACCGTTCCCAGGAGCAACGTCGGAAGCAGCAATGACAGCAGGACGGCCTTCACCATGTGGAGACCTCCGAGGACAGGGGAAGGACGGGAGGCAGGCCGGTCAGCCGCACGACCCAGCCCGAGGCACTCGCTTCGCTCCGAACCACGACCCGCCCATGCCGGGACGATATGCCATCCCCCTGCACACGGGGTACGGGAGGCAAACCGCGCATGGCATCCCTCCAGCGCCCGGGGCAGACTGCCGCGCCCATATGGACGACAAGCCCCACACGACGCGGTTGTTCGTGAAGCTGCTGGTGACGGACGCCCCGGCCTCCGTGCGCTTCTATGAAGGTCTCGGCTTCGAACGCATCGCGTCGGTGCCCCCCATCATCCGCCTCCAGTGGGGCGGCGAGTCGGACGTCTACCTCGTCAGTCCGCCCGCGGGCCTGAAGCTGGAGGGAAAGAAGGGCACGGGCGTGCTCGTGGGCTTCCGGGCGGGCGAGGCGGGCGTGGACGCCTTGGCCGCGAAGGCGACCGCGCTGGGCGCCCCCGTGGAAGGGCCGCACGTGCAGCCCTGGTACACGCGGGAGATCATCGTCACGGACCCGGACGGCTACCGGCTCAACTTCATCGAGCCGGCCTGAGCCGCGGGTGCCGCCCCACCCCTTGATTGCCCCAGCGGCTTGCGCCAGCCTGTCGCGGCCTCCGTGAGCACTCCCCGCTACTTCGTTCCCCACGCCGCGAGCCCCGCCGAGCCCGTGCCGTGCGATGCCGCCGAGGTCGTCCACGTCATGGACGCGTTCCGCCTGGAGCCCGCGTATCTGGGCGAGGCGGAGTGGTTCGTCTGCACCGACGTCGTGGGCCAGCTCCAGCTCATCCCCGGCAGCGACCGCGCGCGGCTGCCCGCGTCCGTGCAGGCGCAGCTCGCGCACCACGAGGTCGCCGCGGGGCGCCCCCCGCGCCGGCTGGCCGCGACGGAGCTGTTCTTCTTCTCCACCGAGCTGGTGGAGCACCCGGCGGACGCGGAGGGCTTCAACGACCCCGTCTACCTCTACGGCACGCTCACGGGCCCCTGGCCCGGCGACGCGGTGACGCGCGTGCCCGGACAGCTCACCGTGAGCCGGGGCGACGTGCTCGCGGGCTTCGTGCACGGCGCCCAGGATGCCTTCCGCTACGTGAAGGACGCGGAGCGCCGCGAAACGCCCAGCGCCTGGCATGCGCTCCTGCCCGGTGACCGCGCGGAGCAGCTGGCCCAGGGCAAGGGCCTCGTCCTCGCCTACCCCGCGGTGCCCGCCGAACTCCAGACGCACAACGTCGCCAATGGCGCCCAGGTCGCGAGCGTGCTGCACGCCGTGCTGGCCCAGTTGCAGGAGGACGCACGCGCGAACAAGGGCCCCCAGGCCATCGCCGCGCTGGACCTGCCCGTCGCCAGCCGCGCGCAGGCCGTCGCGGAGCTGGAGGTGAAGGGCTTCGAGGTGAAGGGCGACATCGCCATCCCGCGCCCCACGAAGGGCGGGCTGGTGGGAAAGCTCGCCGGCTGGTTCCAGGCCGAGGAGGTGCGCGTCCCCCGCGAAGCGCCGTTGGCCGAGTTCCTGGAGCTGTCGCGCAGCGTCCTCGGGCTGCTGCCCGGCTGGCCCACGGAGACGGAGCGCGCGCTGCGCGCCCATGTGCACGCGGGCACGCTGTCCCCAGGCGCCGCGACGCCCCGCCTGCCGCCGCGCGTGCCCTTCCAGCCCGCGTCCATCCCGCCGCGCCTGCCCACCCCGCCCACGCGCTCCAGTGACTGGATGAACGACTTCCTGGATGCCCACGCGCGCAAGGGCGCCGCGAAGCCCCGCCTCACGCCCATGCGGCCGGCGCCCGCGCCGCGCCCCGCGCCCGCGAAGCCGCCGTCGTCCCCCGCCGCGTGGCAGGCGGACTTCGCCGCGAGTCCGCCCGCACGTCCGGCGAACAAGCAGCCTCCGAAGCAACCGAAGTCGCCCGCTCCGCCCGGCAAGAAGCCGGACTGGATGAACGACTTCGAGGACTGACCCCCGCCCGTTGCGACGCTCGCACTCGGAGCGCTAGCGTTTTCACCCTCCAGAAAGGCAGACCATGGGACACGAGAAGCCGATCGAGCCGTTTTCGGACCTCCACCGCGAAGGAGACCGCGTGCGCGCGGTGCTGCTGCACGACCCCACGGTGGAAGGCCTGGACATGGCCATCTACATGGACGCGTCCGGCAGCATGAAGGAGGAGTACAAGTACGAGACGAAGCCGCGCACCTTCCTGGAGTGGATCCGCGGCGCGCCCCTGAAGGAGCCCGCCAACCAGGTGGAGCCCCAGGTGCGGTGGATGCTGGAGTACCTGGCCACCAAGGACCGCAACGGCCTGCTCCGCGTGGCCTACTGGGCCAGCGGCACCAACGGCCGTCAGGTGGAGGTCGTCGGTGAGCTCAAGGGCACCGACGTCAACCAGTACAAGTTCCCCGGCGCCAAGCAGCTGGGCGGCTACACGTACCTGGAGCCCGCGCTGCGCGACTACGTGAAGTACCTGGAGGAGCAGGTGAAGGTGGGGGCGAAGCGCGGCTGCGCCATCGTCGTCACCGACGGCCGCCTCCACGACGCGGAGGCGGTGGAGAAGTTCTCCGCGGAGGTGGCGAAGAAGATCGCCACCGGCAGGCTGCCGCGCATCAACTTCGTGCTCGTGGGCGTGGGCGACGACATCGACGAGGAGCAGTTGGAGCACATCGCCCACCAGGAGCACGCGGGCGTGGGCCACCTGTGGTGCCACCGCATCGCGAAGGAGATCACCCAGGTCGCGGAGCTGGTCGCGGTGCTGGTGGACGAGACCATGACGGTCGCCGCCGGCGGCACCATCTACGACGACAAGGGCCAGGTGCTGAAGACGTACGAAGGCCGCCTGCCCGCGGTGCTGGAGTTCGACGTGCCCGAGGGCGCCAAGAGCTTCACGCTGGAGGTCCACGGCAAGCGCTACACCCAGCCGCTGCCCGACGAAGAGCACCACGAGGACGAAGACGAGGACCACCACTGATGGCCGGCCACGAAGTCATCAACCGCCCCTTCTCCGACGTCCACCGGATGGGCAACAAGGTCGTCGCCACGCTGCTGCACGACCCGACGGTGGAGGGCCTGGACGTGGCCCTCTACATGGACGGCTCCGCCAGCATGGAGAACGCGTACGGCCCCCGCGGCATCCTCGCGAAGCTGGCCCCGGTGAAGAACCAGGTCGAGCCGCAGATGCAGTGGATGCTGGAGTACCTGGCCAACAAGGACCGGGACGGCAAGGTGCGCGTGACGTACTGGGCCGCGGGCGACGGCACCCAGTTGGAGATGGTGGGCGACCTCACCGGCCCCCAGGCCAAGGGCTACCGCTTCCCCGGCCCGCGCTCCTACGGCAAGGCCACGGTGATGCTGCCGGTGCTGCGCGACTTCGTGGCGCACATCAAGCAGAGCGTGTCCGAAGGCGCCAAGCGCGGCCTCGCGGTCATCATCACGGACTCGCAGATCAACGACGCGCATGACGTGACGGCCTACGCCACCCAGGTGGCCAAGGAGATCGCCTCCGGCCGCCTGCCCCGCATCAACTTCGTGTTCATGGGCGTGGGCGACAAGGTGGACGAGGAGCAGATGGAGGAGATCTCCCACACCACCTATCCGGGCGTGGGCCACCTCTGGTGCCACCGCATCGCGGACCGCATGGAGGAGATGGCGGAGCTGGTCGCCGTGCTGGTGGACGAGACCATGACCGTCGCCGCCGGAGGCACCGTCTACGACGCGCGGGGTCAGGTGCTGAAGACGTACGAGGGCCGCCTGCCCGCGGTGCTGGAGTTCGACGTGCCTCCGGACTGCAAGAGCTTCACGCTGGAGGTCGCGGGGCAGCGCTTCGACCAGCCCATCCCCGAGGACCACGGGGACGAAGAGCACCACGACGAGGACGAGGCCCCCAAGGTGGCTCCGGCGGCACCGCCGGCCGCCGCCCCCCCGCATTCACGCCGCGGTCACCGCCACTAAGGGCGTCAGGAACACAGCCATGTCGGAGCAGAAGAAGAGCGGGTCGCGGTTCGGTTCGTTGAACATCAAGGGCCTCAAGGTGGCGCAGGGCGGCAACGCCGTGCAGCGCCACGTCCACGGCCCGGGGTGCGACCACGACCACGGCTCCGGCCATGACCACCCCGGTCATGACCACGGGCACGCGCATGCGCACGGCGAGGCCCACGAGCATGGCCCCTCCTGCTCCCATGGCCACGGGCATGATCACCACGGGCATGACCACCACGGCCATGCCCACTCCCAGCGCGTCATCCGTCCGCCGGCGCACCGTCCAGCGGAAGGGGGCGGCACGGCGCTCCAGCTCGACCTGGAGGGCACGCTGCCGGGGGAGACGGACGAGCAGGGCCGCTTCGCCCGGCTGGAAGCGGCGCTGGAGTCCCAGCGGGGCATCACTGACGTGCACCTGCGCCGCGACGCGGGCCACGCGGAGGTGTGCATCCACTACCAGCCGTCGCTGGTGAGCGCCTCGCAGCTCGTCACGCTGGCGCGGAAGATGGGCGGGCAGGTGGCGGCGCGCTACCTGCACCACACCTGGTTCGTGCGCGGGATGGACTCCGCGGACGCGGCCCAGCGCATCGAACACGCGGTTTCCAGGATACAGGGCGTGCTCACCGCCAGCGTCGCGTACGCGAGCGAGCGCGTGGTCATCGAGTACGACAAGGAGGCGTTGAAGCTGTCGGACGTGGAGGCCCGGGTGAAGGCGCTCGGGTATGGGCTGGAGGTGCCCATGGCGGGCCACGCCTGTTCGCACCACGCGCACGGCGGTGGGCTGGCGCCGCTGCTGGAGCTGCCGCTGGTGGTCGCCTCCGGCGTGCTGCTGGCGGCGGGCTTCGTGGTGGAGCACTTCGCGCTGGCCCCGCCCCTGGTGGCCACGGCGCTCTGGGCGCTGTCGATGGCGAGCGGTGGCTTCTTCGCCATCAAGGGCTCGGTGCAGTCCATCGCGCAGCTGCGCATCGACATCGAGACGATGATGGTCGTGGCCGCGCTGGGCGCGGCGGTGCTCGGCGCGTGGTTCGAGGGCGCGTTCCTGCTCTTCCTCTTCAGCGCGGGCCATGCGCTGGAGCACCGGGCTATGGAGAAGGCGCGCAGGTCCATTGAAGCGCTGGGCCAGCTGCGCCCGGAGGTGGCGCGCGTGCGCCGGGGTTCGGACGTGGTGGAGGTGCCGGTGGCGGACGTGTCGCGCGGCGAGCGCATCATCGTGCGCCCGGGCGACCGCGTCCCGCTGGACGGCATCATCCGCGAGGGCAGGAGCTCCCTGGACCAGGCGGCCATCACCGGCGAGTCCATGCCGGTGGCGCGCAAGCCGGGGGACGAGGTGTTCTCCGGCACCATCAACTGCGAGGCGGCGCTGGAGGTGGAGGTGACGCGCCTGTCGTCGGAGTCGGTGCTGGCGCGCGTGGTGGACATGGTGGCGCAGGCGGAGGCGCAGAAGGGCCGCCGGCAGCGCTTCGCCCAGCGCCTGGAGCGCACCGTGGCGCCGCTGGTGATGGCGGCGGCGGTGGTGTTCCCGGTGGTGCTGGTGCTGACGGGCACGGAGCTGAAGGAAGCGGTGCTGCGCGCGGTGGGGCTGCTCGTGGCCGCGTCCCCGTGCGCGCTCGCCATCTCCACGCCGTCCGCGGTGCTGTCGGCGGTGGCGTCCGCTGCGCGCGGCGGCGTGCTCATCAAGGGCGGCATCTACCTGGAGCTGTTGAGCGGCATCAGCGCCATCGCCTTCGACAAGACGGGCACGCTCACCGTGGGCAAGCCCCGGCTGCTCACCACCTGGCCCGCGCCGGGCGTGACGCGCGAGGAATTGCTCGGCACCGCCGCGAGCGTGGAGGCGCTGTCCGCGCACCCGCTGGCCAAGGCGGTGGTGGACGGCGCGGCCGAGGCGCGCGTCAGCGTGCCGGTGGGCCGCGACCTGGAGGCCATCCACGGCCAGGGCATCCGCGCCAGGGTGGGCGACGACGCGGTGGACGTGGGCAGCCTGGCGCTCTTCGCGGGCCAGCCGGTCCCCCCGGACGTCGCCGCGGAGGTGGCGCGGCTGGAGGAGGCGGGCCAGACGACGATGGTGGTGCGCCGCGCGGGCCGCTACCTGGGCGTGCTGGGCGTGGCGGACACGCTGCGCGGCGGCGCCCGGCAGGTGGTGCAGGCGCTCAAGGCCGGCGGCATCCAGCGCACCGTGATGCTGTCCGGCGACAACGCGCGCGTGGCGCAGTCCATCGCGGACCAGGTGGGCCTGGACGAAGCGCAGGCGCCGCTGATGCCCGCGGACAAGGTCACGGCGGTGAAGGAGCTGGGCCGCACGCACGCGGTGGCCATGGTGGGCGACGGCGTCAACGACGCGCCCGCGCTGGCGGCGGCGGCGGTGGGCGTGGCCATGGGCGGCGCCGGCTCCGACGCGGCGCTGGAGACCGCGGACGTGGTGCTGATGAGCGACGACCTGGCCAAGCTGCCCTTCGCGCTGGAGCTGTCGCGCAAGGCCACCGCCGTGATGAAGCAGAACCTGGTCATCGCGCTGGGCGTGAGCGCGGTGCTCGTCGTCGCCGCCGTGCTGGGCCTGACGAAGATCAGCCAGGCCGTGGTGCTGCACGAGGGCAGCACGCTGCTCGTCGTCTTCAACGGCCTGCGGCTGCTGGCGTTCCGGCCGAAGACGCAGTCCGCGCCGCCGCAGCCCGCCACCGGGCCGCAGCCCGCCACCGGGTAGCACGCGTCCGCGACGGAGGGTGCGAATCTCGGGATTGGATGCCGCCGCCATGCGTTGGCGGCGCGCTGATTCCACCCCGTGTTCTTCGCCGGAGCGACACCATGAAGGGCCTCCCCCTGTTGTCCGCCTGTCTCGCGCTCAGCGCCTGCGCCACAGCGAAGACATCCACCGGCGACGCGAAGGGGGAGGTCGACGCGCCGGCCTCCGTGAAGCTCTATGCGATGGACTGCGGCCGTGTGCAGGCGTCCGACTACGGCTCCATGGCGGACGACGGGTCGATGAACGGCGTCGGAGGCGAGGGCATCAACCCGTGCTACCTGATCCGCCATCCGAAGGGTGACCTGCTCTGGGACACCGGGTTCTCCGAAGCCATCGCGGACATGCCCGGAGGCCTGCGTCCCCAGGGCGCCCCCATGCGCTTCGAGATGCCCAGGAAGCTCACCGTCCAGCTCGCGGAGCTGGGGCTGGCACCGGCGGACATCGACTACCTGTCGTTCTCACACATGCACTTCGACCACGCGGGCAACGCCAACCTGTTCGCCAGCGCGAAGTGGATCGTGGACGCGGACGAATACGCGTCCGCGTTCTCCGAGACGGCCCACCGTCGCGGCGAAGTCACCCACTACAGCGCGCTGGAGCACGTGAAGCCCGTGCTGATGGAAGGCGACGCCCCCTACGACGTGTTCGGCGACGGCTCGGTGAGCATCCACCAGGCCCCCGGCCACACGCCCGGCCACACCGTGCTGCTGCTGAAGACGGCGAAGTCCGGCGCCGTCCTGCTGACGGGCGACCTGTGGCCCCTGGGCGCGTCGCGCGAGCGCAGCCTGGTGCCCATCTACAACAGCGACCGCGAACAGACGCTCGAATCCATGCGCCGCGTGGAGGCGCTGGCGAAGGACAGCGGTGCCCGCGTCATCCAGCAGCACGTGCTCGCGCACTTCACCGCGCTGCCCGCGTTCCCGGCGCC
This region of Corallococcus soli genomic DNA includes:
- the rpiA gene encoding ribose-5-phosphate isomerase RpiA, with amino-acid sequence MTSDESVSSSFKRAAAERAVDFIQSGMVVGLGTGSTAAFAVRRLGALLAAGTLKDVVGVPTSRATEALAASLGVPLTTLDTHPVVDLTIDGADEVAPDLSLIKGGGGALLREKVVAQASRREIIVVDAPKLSPRLGTKWPVPVEVLAFGWRSQSLFLESLGARVTVRLALDGAPFHTDQGNVVLDCDFGPIHDAAALASRLESRAGVMAHGLFLNLTTDLVVAGPEGITHRVRGA
- a CDS encoding AI-2E family transporter, producing the protein MKASRRGLPVYVPPRTVWSVGAQVVLLVLLGTAMQRLGPVLTLLAVALLLGLAAEPVVRRMQSWGVRRGFGVALIALTLLGVTGLLILTLVPLLVEQLENLVHAAPGFLAELTKAPWVQRLDEHFGVLSRPQDTFNMEPGVLARPLITVLSSTVELMGAGITVLALAVFGLLFGQDLYASILGWVRPRQRGRVRRVVGRMRVAVGNYLVGTLLIVSVGGAFTALMALALGVPYFLPLGLVAMVLGLIPYIGSFITALLVSVTTLASVGSRRALIALALFMIYQQFEAHLLSPLVQRRAIKMNPLLISLVALVGGSVAGLLGVILAVPAAAAGQVLLTEVQRERRKSWKRERRLAAAARVPAVPGNADEALLAGPLAPEGRSDARRAPPPDSGHPGATH
- a CDS encoding TPM domain-containing protein, giving the protein MVKAVLLSLLLPTLLLGTVPSITRPVTDETGSLGAQEMETVARALVKLRTERQVQMAVVLVDTTNGRPIEDYAEEVFRAWKGGEAGRDNGLLLVIAKGDRRSRLEVGYGLEPSLTDGESQALLHAQGPLLREGRIADALVGIIAAVREQLPGEGAVSPPLGEWLPSDVRAFFFFLVVTAFVTAGLLVQCRMMSARDAGLPAVVVALLALLPPALLVSVAWSSQLTFVEVLLPYAVMLALCLCGWSFARKKAAGTKEAAAGILGGVSLAAMLLGALVGVLWPAFPSGMVGVLWWVALLSFPMFMSLGFVVLLAKGGGGGGGGHSSSSWATSSSSSSTDWSSSSSSSYSSSDSSSSSSDWSGGGGSSGGGGGSDSW
- a CDS encoding VOC family protein, producing MDDKPHTTRLFVKLLVTDAPASVRFYEGLGFERIASVPPIIRLQWGGESDVYLVSPPAGLKLEGKKGTGVLVGFRAGEAGVDALAAKATALGAPVEGPHVQPWYTREIIVTDPDGYRLNFIEPA
- a CDS encoding vWA domain-containing protein, whose product is MGHEKPIEPFSDLHREGDRVRAVLLHDPTVEGLDMAIYMDASGSMKEEYKYETKPRTFLEWIRGAPLKEPANQVEPQVRWMLEYLATKDRNGLLRVAYWASGTNGRQVEVVGELKGTDVNQYKFPGAKQLGGYTYLEPALRDYVKYLEEQVKVGAKRGCAIVVTDGRLHDAEAVEKFSAEVAKKIATGRLPRINFVLVGVGDDIDEEQLEHIAHQEHAGVGHLWCHRIAKEITQVAELVAVLVDETMTVAAGGTIYDDKGQVLKTYEGRLPAVLEFDVPEGAKSFTLEVHGKRYTQPLPDEEHHEDEDEDHH
- a CDS encoding VWA domain-containing protein; this encodes MAGHEVINRPFSDVHRMGNKVVATLLHDPTVEGLDVALYMDGSASMENAYGPRGILAKLAPVKNQVEPQMQWMLEYLANKDRDGKVRVTYWAAGDGTQLEMVGDLTGPQAKGYRFPGPRSYGKATVMLPVLRDFVAHIKQSVSEGAKRGLAVIITDSQINDAHDVTAYATQVAKEIASGRLPRINFVFMGVGDKVDEEQMEEISHTTYPGVGHLWCHRIADRMEEMAELVAVLVDETMTVAAGGTVYDARGQVLKTYEGRLPAVLEFDVPPDCKSFTLEVAGQRFDQPIPEDHGDEEHHDEDEAPKVAPAAPPAAAPPHSRRGHRH
- a CDS encoding heavy metal translocating P-type ATPase, yielding MSEQKKSGSRFGSLNIKGLKVAQGGNAVQRHVHGPGCDHDHGSGHDHPGHDHGHAHAHGEAHEHGPSCSHGHGHDHHGHDHHGHAHSQRVIRPPAHRPAEGGGTALQLDLEGTLPGETDEQGRFARLEAALESQRGITDVHLRRDAGHAEVCIHYQPSLVSASQLVTLARKMGGQVAARYLHHTWFVRGMDSADAAQRIEHAVSRIQGVLTASVAYASERVVIEYDKEALKLSDVEARVKALGYGLEVPMAGHACSHHAHGGGLAPLLELPLVVASGVLLAAGFVVEHFALAPPLVATALWALSMASGGFFAIKGSVQSIAQLRIDIETMMVVAALGAAVLGAWFEGAFLLFLFSAGHALEHRAMEKARRSIEALGQLRPEVARVRRGSDVVEVPVADVSRGERIIVRPGDRVPLDGIIREGRSSLDQAAITGESMPVARKPGDEVFSGTINCEAALEVEVTRLSSESVLARVVDMVAQAEAQKGRRQRFAQRLERTVAPLVMAAAVVFPVVLVLTGTELKEAVLRAVGLLVAASPCALAISTPSAVLSAVASAARGGVLIKGGIYLELLSGISAIAFDKTGTLTVGKPRLLTTWPAPGVTREELLGTAASVEALSAHPLAKAVVDGAAEARVSVPVGRDLEAIHGQGIRARVGDDAVDVGSLALFAGQPVPPDVAAEVARLEEAGQTTMVVRRAGRYLGVLGVADTLRGGARQVVQALKAGGIQRTVMLSGDNARVAQSIADQVGLDEAQAPLMPADKVTAVKELGRTHAVAMVGDGVNDAPALAAAAVGVAMGGAGSDAALETADVVLMSDDLAKLPFALELSRKATAVMKQNLVIALGVSAVLVVAAVLGLTKISQAVVLHEGSTLLVVFNGLRLLAFRPKTQSAPPQPATGPQPATG
- a CDS encoding N-acyl homoserine lactonase family protein, yielding MKGLPLLSACLALSACATAKTSTGDAKGEVDAPASVKLYAMDCGRVQASDYGSMADDGSMNGVGGEGINPCYLIRHPKGDLLWDTGFSEAIADMPGGLRPQGAPMRFEMPRKLTVQLAELGLAPADIDYLSFSHMHFDHAGNANLFASAKWIVDADEYASAFSETAHRRGEVTHYSALEHVKPVLMEGDAPYDVFGDGSVSIHQAPGHTPGHTVLLLKTAKSGAVLLTGDLWPLGASRERSLVPIYNSDREQTLESMRRVEALAKDSGARVIQQHVLAHFTALPAFPAPLE